From the Garra rufa chromosome 23, GarRuf1.0, whole genome shotgun sequence genome, the window ATGTGATACATatattaaataatgtattattattttgacattattcttgaTATTGTAGTCACGCTTTTTGTTTAGAACTATCATGAGAATATTAAAGAGGCCTATCTTTAGTTATTCGTTCATACAGACAGTATTGATTTATTCATTGAGCTGTTTGTATGAACGGGACAATTCAGAGCTGTAAGGAAGTACGATTGCCAACCCTAAATACTGACGTTTATGCACACCAAGCAATCAATCAACTTTATTGCAATCTATCTTTTGACACAAAAGCTTATTTGCATAAATACAACGTCAAATGATTAAACATAAGCCAACCTAAATAGTTTTGTTGTGTATGGCatacatgttttacttatttcACAAATTGGTTGTTGAATAAATTTGTGattgttttactatttttttaaagatttttttctcacagatCCATCTAAAAGCATCATTACATGGATAATCACACCACCCTGATGGATAAGACGCAACACAGTTCTCTCCTCTTCGTCCATTTGGCTCTCCAGACCCCCAAAACCTGAAACTACAGATCAGCATTAGATGTTCAGTGCTGCTTTCTGCGTGATACGATTCTGAATTTGAGAATCATTTATTATAACCAGTTAAATTCAATGATTTCTCACCCAGACGGTAGTGTGCTGCCATCAAGCCATTTCCATGTTCCCTCCACATCACTGTCAGTCAGACCAATCCAGAATGCATTACCATGAGAAAACTTTTTTGCAAACTCCTAATAGAACAAACCAGACATTCAACTTCCAAATAGACATCCAAATGCATATAAGAAAATATATAGGCCTAATCTTTTCTTCCGGTCTCATTTTTACTCACTTGTTCCTCTCTGTTGTTTATGCTGATCAGATCTGCTCCTCTCTCTGTACAGTATCTTCTGCTCTCAGTCCAGCTCTTATTCTCagaggaaaaaaagtaaaaactgaagCTAGAGTATAACCATCCATCTGTAAACACAACCAGTTCAGCGATTAGCTCATTATTCCCAACTACAGTATGCTGAATATGAAATTTAGTTATAGTAATAGCATATTGCTTAGTTGCAGTTCAAGATCACCCGTTTCACTGAGAATGTTCTGCAGTTGATGGTTCTTGGTTAATAATCCATCCCTTTCATTTGTCATGTTTATGTACTTGGTTAGTAGCTCATCTCTCTTTTCAGTGACATCGGTGATCTTGGTTAGTAGCTGGTCTCTCTCTTCTGTGAGGTTGTTAATCTTGGTTAGTAGCTTGTCTCTCTCTTCTGTGAGGTTGGTGATCTTGGTTAGTAGCTTGTCTCTCTCTTCTGTGAGGTTGGTGATCTTGGTTAGTACCCGGTGTGCCTCTTGTGTGTAGTTTGTGTTGTTTTTATGGATCTGGACACACAGCACTATGACTGCAGGCAGCAGAAGAACACACAGCAGCACCAAACACACTACAGCTGCTCTAGAGCGTCTGATCCTTACTGAATCACTTCCTATAGGTGACAGATATAAAGATAAATGTTTCTTAATTTCTACACCCAATacaataaaagtttgtttgcatttgTACCTGTGTGTTGAGGTGTTTGCTTTCTCTTGGTGCATCTGTCCTTATCCCTTGTTCTGTCAGTGTTTGTATTAGCATAAACACCCTCAGACATTTTGGTGGCTTGCCCTTAGTCCTcagtctgtctgtgtgtctgtctaaCGTGTGGTCTTTTTTAACACTGTACTCTTGGCTGAAAATGTGACAACGTATAGCAGTATGTCATATCCTGTCTGCATATACCAATTTCACTTGCATACCTAAAAAGGCAGTAGTTTTAGTGAAGGATAGAGTAGCAGTCACATGATCTGATGTTGCTTGGTTTAACACTTTATTCTTCTGCACATCATCATCTTTAAAGTTAGTCAGATTAGCATAGCGGAACTGATCTGACATCAGTGTGTTAAGTTCCAAATCATGTGACAAGCAACATTCGACAAAGCTCCAAGAAATCTTTAGAACTTGCTGGGCTTCATGAGAATATGGTTTATAATCATTTTAATAGTATTAAATACTTCCTCATTAAAATAAGCATTTTAAGATAAGTATTTCACTATTCTTAGCTTATTTCTTCACAACCACCTCTACTGAAAGTCCTGCTGAGGTCAGATGAACCTTACTGCTCCTCACATCAGAGAGACACTATTGGAGCATTTTACTGCTCATCACATACTGCTGTTGTTCTGAAGCTGCTTTATGCTAGTTTATAACTAGTCTCAGCCTCATATGTCACACCCACAGACCGCTGGCTGAATGGAAATGGTTTACAACTGTGACAATGAGCCCTTATCAGGATCAACTAAACgctggattttcaaaagtatgtgaaatatttCAAGTTCGCTGCACAAAATCAGTAAAATACATTTAAGACGTTTTACACACGTATTAATTTCTGTTATTTTGGGGACATTTTCACACCCCTAAAACTGACACGGCACTAAATGAAatgtgattggttgctttacctgtcagtcatatggcctcttggCTGGACATTCAAAATGgccaaggttcccagaccttctaccgtcagtctgaaggtctgtcTACGTAAGACTAGTTCATGACCAACTTCCTGATTATAACGTACGTGGTGGTACGATGATTTTCATTCTGTTCTTGATCATATTAGATCAGCATTGACCAAGCAAATGTAAGAGGAGGAATCAAGTTA encodes:
- the LOC141299778 gene encoding uncharacterized protein; translated protein: MSEGVYANTNTDRTRDKDRCTKRKQTPQHTGSDSVRIRRSRAAVVCLVLLCVLLLPAVIVLCVQIHKNNTNYTQEAHRVLTKITNLTEERDKLLTKITNLTEERDKLLTKINNLTEERDQLLTKITDVTEKRDELLTKYINMTNERDGLLTKNHQLQNILSETDGWLYSSFSFYFFSSENKSWTESRRYCTERGADLISINNREEQEFAKKFSHGNAFWIGLTDSDVEGTWKWLDGSTLPSGFWGSGEPNGRRGENCVASYPSGWCDYPCNDAFRWICEKKIFKKIQTVESDEELD